One Paenibacillus sp. FSL W8-0186 genomic window carries:
- a CDS encoding TIGR00730 family Rossman fold protein, whose translation MKTICVFAGSNLGAHEDYKQAAGQLGRHLAEQQYRLVYGGSRIGLMGEAANAAMAAGGEVIGVMPSGLFAGEMVHRELTELIEVDGMHARKAKMGELADGFIALPGGFGTYEELFEVLCWSQIGIHKKPVGLLNVRGFYDPLLQMVEHSIQEGFSNSSHLSLINISPDPAELLQLMESYQPQVLEKKWKELV comes from the coding sequence ATGAAAACGATCTGTGTCTTTGCAGGCTCGAATTTAGGTGCGCATGAAGACTATAAGCAGGCTGCTGGACAACTGGGGCGCCATTTGGCCGAGCAGCAGTACCGTCTGGTGTATGGCGGATCGAGGATCGGGCTGATGGGAGAAGCGGCCAATGCGGCAATGGCTGCCGGCGGAGAGGTGATCGGTGTCATGCCATCGGGATTGTTTGCAGGCGAGATGGTGCATCGGGAACTGACTGAGCTAATTGAAGTGGACGGCATGCATGCCCGAAAAGCAAAAATGGGGGAGCTGGCCGACGGCTTCATTGCGCTGCCCGGCGGCTTTGGAACCTATGAGGAATTGTTCGAGGTGCTGTGCTGGTCCCAAATCGGCATCCATAAGAAGCCGGTTGGCCTCCTGAATGTTCGCGGCTTCTACGACCCGCTGCTTCAAATGGTCGAGCACAGCATTCAAGAGGGCTTCTCCAATTCTTCTCACCTGAGTTTGATTAATATCTCCCCGGATCCTGCCGAATTATTGCAGTTGATGGAATCCTACCAGCCGCAGGTGCTGGAGAAAAAGTGGAAGGAACTCGTTTAA
- a CDS encoding glycoside hydrolase family 65 protein: protein MRQYLKINEWSIIEESFDPSTHEISESIFSIGNGFMGQRANFEEKYSGSSLQGSYMAGVYYPDKTRVGWWKNGYPEYFAKVLNSTNWIGINVFLDGIELDLAKCKVSDFVRELNMKEGTLSRRFKAELEDGKQVQVEALRFVSMARHEIGAIRYAITPLNFSGTIRLVPYLDGDVQNKDSNYDEKFWLEVEKAAAADISYLTLKTKKLDFHVTSVMAFDVFKDGNKLEFAPSLKEREKFVSSEVAVEAAAGEQITLYKYVANVTSRNHGLGQLVEAGTKSLTAAKEAGFDTLLREQVDTWAAKWSESDIIIEGDESAQQAIRFNIFQLNQTYTGDDDRLNIGPKGFTGEKYGGSTYWDTEAYCLPFYLSTADSSIARNLLIYRYKHLEKAKENARKLGFAKGALYPMVTMNGEECHNEWEITFEEIHRNGAIAYAIYNYVNYTGDKSYLGQYGLEVLVEISRFWEERVNFSKDKGKYVMLGVTGPNEYENNVNNNWYTNRIAVWTLEYTQEVMNYLKEHEQARYAELVSKLELKDEEIAKWNEIIDNMYYPYDEKRGVFLQQDGFLDKEIIPVKDLKPEDLPLNQNWSWDRILRSCFIKQADVLQGIYFLGDQFDLETKKRNFDFYEPLTVHESSLSPCLHAIIACELGYQEKAYEMYLRTARLDLDNYNNDTEDGLHITSMAGTWMSVVQGFGGLKVKDGALQLHPFVPSHWTAFSFKVMFRGARLNVSVTEDSITVTNETETPAAIVIYDRSYTIGGLGEVQYARSSVRV, encoded by the coding sequence GTGAGACAATATCTTAAAATCAATGAATGGTCGATTATCGAGGAGTCCTTCGATCCATCAACGCATGAAATATCCGAAAGCATATTCAGCATCGGCAACGGATTTATGGGCCAACGCGCCAACTTCGAAGAGAAATACAGCGGCTCATCCCTGCAAGGCAGCTACATGGCCGGGGTCTATTACCCGGACAAGACGCGTGTCGGCTGGTGGAAAAACGGATATCCCGAATATTTCGCCAAAGTGCTGAACAGTACGAACTGGATTGGAATCAACGTATTCCTTGATGGCATCGAACTCGATCTTGCTAAATGCAAAGTCAGCGATTTCGTTCGCGAGTTGAACATGAAGGAAGGCACCTTATCCCGCCGCTTCAAAGCGGAGCTTGAGGATGGCAAGCAAGTTCAGGTAGAGGCGCTGCGTTTTGTCAGCATGGCCCGCCATGAGATCGGAGCGATTCGCTATGCGATTACACCGCTGAACTTTAGCGGTACGATCCGCCTAGTACCTTACCTCGATGGGGATGTGCAGAATAAGGACTCGAACTACGACGAGAAATTCTGGCTGGAAGTAGAAAAAGCGGCGGCAGCGGACATTTCCTACCTGACGCTAAAGACGAAGAAGCTCGATTTCCATGTCACCTCGGTGATGGCATTTGATGTTTTCAAAGACGGAAACAAGCTGGAATTCGCCCCGTCCCTGAAGGAACGCGAGAAATTCGTTTCCAGTGAAGTGGCCGTCGAGGCAGCCGCTGGTGAACAGATCACTTTGTACAAATATGTAGCTAACGTTACTTCCCGCAACCATGGTCTAGGGCAGCTGGTAGAGGCCGGTACGAAATCGCTGACCGCGGCCAAGGAAGCCGGGTTCGACACGCTGCTTCGCGAACAGGTCGATACCTGGGCCGCGAAATGGAGCGAAAGCGACATTATTATCGAAGGCGACGAGTCCGCGCAGCAGGCGATTCGCTTCAATATTTTCCAATTGAATCAGACCTATACCGGCGATGACGACCGTCTGAATATCGGGCCTAAGGGCTTTACAGGTGAAAAATACGGCGGCAGCACCTATTGGGATACGGAAGCCTACTGCCTGCCGTTCTACCTCAGCACGGCGGATTCCAGCATTGCCCGCAACCTGCTCATCTACCGCTACAAGCATCTGGAGAAGGCGAAGGAAAACGCCCGCAAGCTTGGCTTTGCCAAAGGCGCCCTCTATCCGATGGTAACGATGAACGGCGAGGAATGTCATAACGAGTGGGAAATTACGTTCGAGGAAATCCACCGCAACGGAGCAATCGCGTACGCGATTTACAACTATGTCAACTATACCGGGGATAAATCGTATCTCGGCCAATACGGTCTTGAGGTGCTCGTGGAAATTTCCCGCTTCTGGGAAGAGCGCGTCAATTTCTCCAAGGACAAGGGCAAGTATGTCATGCTCGGCGTCACGGGGCCAAACGAATACGAGAACAACGTCAACAACAACTGGTACACGAATCGGATTGCTGTCTGGACGCTGGAATATACCCAGGAAGTTATGAACTATCTGAAGGAGCATGAACAGGCCCGTTATGCAGAGCTTGTCAGCAAGCTGGAGCTGAAGGACGAGGAGATCGCCAAGTGGAACGAAATTATCGATAATATGTACTATCCATACGATGAGAAGCGCGGCGTCTTCCTGCAGCAGGACGGCTTCCTCGACAAGGAGATTATCCCGGTCAAAGACCTGAAGCCAGAGGACCTGCCGCTGAACCAGAACTGGTCCTGGGACCGGATTCTCCGCTCCTGCTTCATCAAACAGGCCGACGTGCTGCAGGGGATTTATTTCCTGGGCGACCAGTTCGACCTGGAAACCAAAAAACGCAATTTCGATTTCTATGAGCCGCTGACCGTGCACGAGTCTTCCCTGTCGCCATGTCTCCATGCGATCATCGCTTGTGAGCTGGGCTACCAGGAGAAGGCTTACGAAATGTACCTGCGCACCGCGCGCCTGGATCTCGATAATTACAATAACGACACCGAGGACGGCCTGCACATCACGAGCATGGCTGGCACATGGATGTCCGTCGTTCAAGGCTTCGGCGGCTTGAAGGTAAAAGACGGAGCGCTGCAGCTGCATCCATTCGTCCCTTCCCATTGGACCGCCTTCTCGTTCAAGGTCATGTTCCGGGGAGCCCGCCTGAACGTCAGCGTAACCGAAGACAGCATCACGGTCACCAACGAAACCGAGACGCCGGCAGCGATCGTCATTTACGACCGGAGCTACACGATCGGCGGCCTGGGCGAAGTCCAGTATGCAAGATCGTCCGTGAGAGTTTAA
- a CDS encoding LacI family DNA-binding transcriptional regulator: MAVTIKDVARKAGVSPSTVSRVLSNHPRISTETSQKVRAIMEQLGYHPNIMAKSLVSKTTNSICIMLPKSAEELFSNYFFMELIRGIVTQASRLGYDVLISSGANEKEEVEGVSRLLNGRRVDGVILLYSRTDDPVIDFLEEHGHPFVLIGRSDKYPDILSVDTDNVQASYDATKHLISLGHERIGFVSGPPELVVSKDRLKGYMKALADAGLESRPEWIVEGEFLQESGYRAMSFFMNLPNRPTALVLIDDVVAFGILRGLHELNYKVPEDLCLVSFNNIPLSELSTPPLSSVDIGIYNLGYTASQILIQSIKNNQDASYQKRQIIPHRLMIRESSIHSVRP; the protein is encoded by the coding sequence CAGAAAGTAAGAGCCATTATGGAGCAGCTTGGCTACCATCCCAACATTATGGCGAAGAGTCTGGTATCGAAGACAACGAACAGCATATGCATCATGCTTCCGAAATCGGCTGAAGAATTGTTCTCGAATTATTTCTTTATGGAATTGATCCGCGGCATCGTCACCCAGGCAAGCCGTTTGGGATATGATGTACTCATCAGCTCGGGAGCCAATGAGAAGGAGGAAGTCGAAGGCGTCTCCAGATTGCTTAACGGACGCAGAGTCGATGGGGTCATTCTGCTCTACTCCAGAACGGACGATCCGGTCATCGATTTCCTGGAAGAGCATGGCCATCCCTTCGTCCTCATCGGGCGGAGCGACAAATATCCCGACATTCTGTCCGTAGACACCGACAACGTTCAAGCATCCTATGATGCAACGAAGCACCTGATTTCGCTTGGACATGAACGGATCGGCTTTGTCAGCGGCCCGCCGGAGCTTGTCGTCTCGAAGGATCGGCTGAAAGGCTATATGAAAGCCCTTGCTGACGCTGGACTGGAATCCCGCCCTGAATGGATCGTTGAAGGAGAATTTCTGCAGGAAAGCGGCTACCGGGCCATGTCGTTCTTCATGAATCTTCCGAATCGGCCGACTGCCCTCGTCTTGATCGATGATGTCGTCGCCTTCGGTATTTTGCGCGGCCTGCATGAGCTTAACTATAAAGTGCCCGAAGATTTGTGCCTGGTGAGCTTTAACAATATACCTTTGTCCGAATTATCGACCCCGCCGCTGAGCAGTGTGGATATCGGCATCTACAACTTGGGATATACCGCTTCCCAGATACTGATCCAGTCGATCAAGAATAATCAGGACGCCTCCTACCAGAAGCGTCAGATCATTCCGCATCGATTGATGATCCGTGAATCATCCATCCATTCCGTCCGCCCGTAA
- the pgmB gene encoding beta-phosphoglucomutase — MTSIKACLFDLDGVLVDTAKYHYLAWKRLAEELGFTFTEQDNEKLKGVSRMASLDILLSVGGLQFDNAKKYELAERKNNWYFESISKMDHTEILPGALNFLKACRENGLKTALGSASKNAMTILDNTGLTPYFDAIIDGTRTTNAKPDPEVFLLGAAALSVPPEQCIVFEDAEAGVEAAHRAGMSCVGIGSPATLGQAELVVSSLQEMTIERLKELSLAR, encoded by the coding sequence GTGACCTCAATCAAAGCATGTCTTTTCGACCTGGACGGCGTCCTCGTCGATACTGCCAAGTACCATTATCTGGCCTGGAAACGGCTCGCGGAAGAGCTCGGATTCACGTTCACCGAACAGGATAACGAGAAACTGAAGGGCGTCAGCCGTATGGCATCCCTGGACATTCTGCTCAGCGTTGGCGGCCTGCAGTTCGATAACGCCAAAAAATACGAGCTTGCCGAGCGGAAAAATAACTGGTACTTCGAATCCATTTCCAAAATGGATCATACGGAAATATTGCCAGGGGCGCTGAATTTTCTTAAAGCCTGCCGGGAGAACGGGCTGAAGACGGCGCTCGGGTCGGCCAGCAAGAATGCCATGACCATTCTTGACAATACCGGCCTTACCCCGTATTTCGATGCAATCATCGATGGAACACGCACGACGAATGCCAAACCCGATCCGGAGGTATTCCTGCTTGGAGCGGCAGCCCTCTCCGTCCCGCCGGAGCAATGCATTGTCTTTGAAGATGCCGAAGCCGGGGTGGAAGCAGCGCATCGGGCCGGGATGAGCTGCGTTGGCATCGGCTCGCCCGCAACGCTGGGCCAGGCCGAGCTGGTCGTATCTTCGCTTCAGGAAATGACGATAGAACGCCTTAAGGAGCTGAGCCTCGCCCGTTAG